The nucleotide sequence CCGCCTGGGCGCAAATGCCCTCGGCGATGGCCGACACCAGCGACATCCCGGCGGCGCTGCGCCGCCGGGATCCGCCGCTGTTGCCGGAAGTCTCGGAACTGCAGGCGGTACGACACTACACGCGGTTGTCGCGGCTGAATTTCTCCATCGACACGCACTTCTACCCGTTGGGGTCGTGCACGATGAAGTACAACCCGCGCGCCTGTAACACCCTGGCGATGTTGCCAGGGTTTCTCGGGCGCCATCCGCTGGCGCCGGAAGACCACTCCCAGGGGTTCCTGGCCTGCCTGCACGACCTGCAGGACATCCTGCGCGACGTCACCGGCATGGCCGGCGTCAGTCTGACGCCGATGGCCGGCGCGCAGGGCGAGTTTGCCGGGGTGGCGATGATCCGTGCCTATCATGAGGCGCGAGGGGACACCGGACGCACCGAGATTCTGGTGCCCGATGCCGCGCACGGGACCAACCCGGCGACTGCCACCATGCTGGGTTACGTGGCGCGGGAAATCCCCACCAATGACGAAGGCGATGTCGATGTCGAGGCGCTGAAGGCGGCGGTGGGCCCGCAGACCGCCGGCATCATGCTGACCAATCCGTCGACCTTCGGCGTCTTCGAGCGACGCATCAAGGAGATTGCCGACATCGTGCACCAGGCCGGCGGCCTGCTGTACTACGACGGTGCCAACCTCAATGCCATTCTCGGCAAGGTGCGGCCGGGGGACATGGGGTTCGATGTCATCCACATGAACCTGCACAAGACCTTCTCGACGCCGCATGGCGGCGGTGGGCCGGGCGCCGGCGCCGTCGGTGTTTCCAAGCGGCTGCTGCCGTTCATGCCGATTCCCGTGGTCGGCAAGGCGGATGATGGCCGCTATCGCTGGCTGGACGAGCGCGACCTGCCGCAGAGCATTGGCCGTCTGTCCGCCTGGATGGGCAACGCCGGCGTCCTGCTTCGGGCCTATATCTATGCCCGCCTGCTGGGGCGCGAGGGGATGCATCGGGTGGCCGAATTTGCCACCCTCAACGCCAACTACCTGATGGTGCAGTTGCGGGCACGGGGGTTCGATCTCGCATTCCCGACGCGGCGCGCCAGTCACGAGTTCATCATCACGCTCAAACGGCAGAAGGCCGAGCTGAATCTGACCGCCACCGATATTGCCAAGCGGTTGCTGGACTACGGCTACCACGCGCCGACGATCTACTTCCCGCTACTGGTCCCCGAATGCCTGTTGATCGAACCGACCGAGACCGAAGACCGGGAGACGCTCGATGCCTTCGTCGACGCGCTTGCGGCCATCTGGGACGAGGCGAAAGTCGACATCGGCAAGGTCAAGGGCGCGCCCTACAGTCAGCCGGTGCGGCGTCTGGATGATGTCCGCGCCGCCCGCCAGCTCGACTTGCGCTGGGTCGCACCGGGCTAGGACGATGTCCAGTGGACATCGACCCCGCCAGACGGACGCACATGGAGGTGCGCCACGGGGGGCGGAAGCGTGAGCGGTATTGCCAAGGATGGCCGTCACCCACGTCATTCATCAAGAGTCTGAGTTCACTATGTCGGTTCTGATCTGCGGTTCCCTGGCGTATGACACGATCATGGTCTACTCCGGCCAATTCAAAAACGCCATCCTCCCCGACAAGGTCCACATCCTGAACGTTTCGTTCCTGGTGCCCGACCTTCGCCGTGAGTTCGGGGGCTGTGCCGGCAACATCGCCTACAACCTGTCGCTGCTGGGCGGCGACCCGCTGCCGATGGGCACCGTCGGAAAGGACTTTGATGCCTATGCCGCATGGATGGACGAACACGGCATCAGTCGGGCCCACGTGCGACAGATCGACAGCGCCTGGACGGCACAGGCCTACATCACCACTGACCTCGACGACAATCAGATCACCGCCTTCCATCCCGGCGCCATGAATCTGGCGCACACCCAGGACATCGCCACCACCGGCGTGACGGTCGGGTCGGTCTCGCCCGATGGCCGCGACGGCATGCTGCTGCATGCACAGCAGTTCGTGGATGCCGGCATCCCGTTCCTGTTTGACCCCGGGCAGGGGCTGCCGATGTTCAATGGCGAGGAGCTGAAGGCCTTCATTACGCAGGCCAGCTACGTGGCGGTGAACGACTACGAGGCAGAATTGCTGGTGGACCGCACCGGCTGGTCCCTGAAGCAGATCGCCGAGCGGGTGGACGCCCTGATCGTCACCCGCGGCGGCAAGGGATCGCATATCATCGCGCGCGGCAAGACGCACGAGATTCCGGTGGCCAAGGCCGAGTCGCTGGCCGATCCCACCGGTTGCGGCGACGCCTATCGTGGCGGGTTGCTGTTCGGCATCGCCAAGGGGCTGGACTGGGATACCACCGGCCGCATTGCGAGCTTGATGGGCGCGATCAAGATCGAACGTCCCGGGACCCAGAATCATCGTTTCACCCTTGAGGCGTTCCGAGAGCGCTACGAGCAAGAATTCCGCGCGCCGTTGAACGGCCTGTGATCCCGCCGCGTCTGCGGCCTGTTGTCCCCACCGCTCACTGGAGCCCCCGATGATCGAGCTGAAGCTCAAACCCCGCGAGGACCGACGTCTCCGCGCCGGGCACCTCTGGGTGTACTCCAATGAAATCGAGGCGGCGGAGGGCTTTCGCCAAGCCGAACCCGGCAGTCTGTGCCGGGTTCTGGATGACCGCGGACGGCCGCTGGGGCTCGGCTACCTCAATCCCCACACCTTGATCGCCGTTCGCCTGCTCACCGGCTCGGCTCAGGCCAGTATCGATGCCGACTGGTTCTCCCGGCGCCTCGAGGCCGCCCTGGCGCTGCGCGCACGGGGCCACGCCACGCCGCACTACCGTCTGGTTTTCGGCGAGGCCGACGGGCTGCCCGGACTGGTGGTTGATCGCTACGACGACCTGTTTGCCGTGCAGATCAGCACTGCCGGCATGGAACGGCTCAAACCGGCGCTGTTGGCAGCATTGCAGCGGGTGTTCTCGCCCCGTGGCATCTATTTCGCCAATGACTTGCCG is from Flagellatimonas centrodinii and encodes:
- the gcvPB gene encoding aminomethyl-transferring glycine dehydrogenase subunit GcvPB — translated: MEPLIFERSSPGRAAWAQMPSAMADTSDIPAALRRRDPPLLPEVSELQAVRHYTRLSRLNFSIDTHFYPLGSCTMKYNPRACNTLAMLPGFLGRHPLAPEDHSQGFLACLHDLQDILRDVTGMAGVSLTPMAGAQGEFAGVAMIRAYHEARGDTGRTEILVPDAAHGTNPATATMLGYVAREIPTNDEGDVDVEALKAAVGPQTAGIMLTNPSTFGVFERRIKEIADIVHQAGGLLYYDGANLNAILGKVRPGDMGFDVIHMNLHKTFSTPHGGGGPGAGAVGVSKRLLPFMPIPVVGKADDGRYRWLDERDLPQSIGRLSAWMGNAGVLLRAYIYARLLGREGMHRVAEFATLNANYLMVQLRARGFDLAFPTRRASHEFIITLKRQKAELNLTATDIAKRLLDYGYHAPTIYFPLLVPECLLIEPTETEDRETLDAFVDALAAIWDEAKVDIGKVKGAPYSQPVRRLDDVRAARQLDLRWVAPG
- a CDS encoding carbohydrate kinase family protein; this translates as MSVLICGSLAYDTIMVYSGQFKNAILPDKVHILNVSFLVPDLRREFGGCAGNIAYNLSLLGGDPLPMGTVGKDFDAYAAWMDEHGISRAHVRQIDSAWTAQAYITTDLDDNQITAFHPGAMNLAHTQDIATTGVTVGSVSPDGRDGMLLHAQQFVDAGIPFLFDPGQGLPMFNGEELKAFITQASYVAVNDYEAELLVDRTGWSLKQIAERVDALIVTRGGKGSHIIARGKTHEIPVAKAESLADPTGCGDAYRGGLLFGIAKGLDWDTTGRIASLMGAIKIERPGTQNHRFTLEAFRERYEQEFRAPLNGL